In Kitasatospora gansuensis, a genomic segment contains:
- a CDS encoding PadR family transcriptional regulator yields the protein MALRHAVLAALLDGEYSGYQLAKAFDIGVANFWHALPQQLYAELAKLEKEGLLSGRQVLQEGRPNKRLFTVTEAGRAELEAFAETVAKPSFIRDDLMVKVQAADRIGTAAVIAQLDERAEVSRGKVEFLTELLRTLRGDAPEDEYLRHGERIGPYLTCLRGVAFEQETRDWCLRIAAVLRARQENRAEHA from the coding sequence ATGGCACTGCGGCACGCCGTACTGGCCGCGCTGCTGGACGGCGAGTACAGCGGCTACCAGCTGGCGAAGGCGTTCGACATCGGCGTGGCCAACTTCTGGCACGCGCTGCCCCAGCAGCTCTACGCCGAGTTGGCCAAGCTGGAGAAGGAGGGCCTGCTGTCGGGCCGTCAGGTGCTCCAGGAGGGGCGGCCGAACAAGCGCCTCTTCACGGTCACCGAGGCCGGCCGGGCCGAACTGGAGGCGTTCGCGGAGACGGTGGCGAAGCCCTCGTTCATCCGGGACGACCTGATGGTGAAGGTGCAGGCCGCCGACCGGATCGGCACCGCAGCGGTGATCGCGCAGCTGGACGAGCGGGCGGAGGTGTCCAGGGGCAAGGTCGAGTTCCTGACCGAGCTGCTCCGGACGCTGCGCGGCGACGCACCGGAGGACGAGTACCTGCGTCACGGCGAGCGGATCGGGCCGTACCTGACCTGCCTGCGCGGCGTGGCGTTCGAACAGGAGACCCGGGACTGGTGCCTGCGCATCGCGGCCGTCCTGAGAGCGCGACAGGAGAACCGTGCCGAACACGCCTGA
- a CDS encoding saccharopine dehydrogenase family protein, translating into MTAPRPYDLVLFGATGFTGGLTAEYLARTVPEGCRWALAGRDERRLAAVRAKLAGIDPRCADLPLLVADAADREALREVAASARVVVSTVGPYLRHGEPLVAACAESGTDYVDLTGEPEFVDRMYLRHHERALATGARLVHACGFDSVPHDLGVLFTVEELLRHGGPAGRLSVAGFVRAGGTVSGGTFASAMTAFSRLRAMAQAARARRAVEPRPKGRLVRTPIGRPHRSRPVRAWAVPMPTIDPQVVSRSAAALDGYGPDFGYTHYAAVRRLPIALAGGAAVALLVLAAQLPPLRRALGRLRKPGDGPSAEQRARSWFSVRFVARAEDGRTVFTEVSGGDPGYQETAKMLAESALCLAYDDLPPVAGQSTTAVAMGRPLIDRLVAAGISFRVLDTPPGLG; encoded by the coding sequence ATGACCGCGCCGCGCCCGTACGACCTCGTCCTGTTCGGCGCCACCGGGTTCACCGGCGGGCTCACCGCCGAGTACCTGGCCCGGACCGTGCCCGAGGGCTGCCGCTGGGCGCTCGCCGGGCGGGACGAGCGCAGGCTGGCCGCCGTCCGGGCGAAGCTCGCGGGGATCGACCCGCGCTGCGCCGACCTCCCGCTGCTGGTCGCGGACGCCGCGGACCGTGAGGCGCTGCGCGAGGTGGCCGCCTCGGCCCGGGTGGTGGTGTCCACGGTCGGCCCGTACCTGCGGCACGGCGAACCACTGGTGGCGGCCTGCGCGGAGAGTGGCACCGACTACGTCGACCTCACCGGCGAGCCGGAGTTCGTCGACCGGATGTACCTGCGGCACCACGAGCGGGCCTTGGCGACCGGCGCGCGGCTGGTGCACGCCTGCGGCTTCGACTCGGTGCCGCACGACCTCGGCGTCCTGTTCACCGTCGAGGAACTGTTGCGCCATGGCGGCCCGGCGGGCCGGCTCTCGGTGGCGGGCTTCGTCCGCGCCGGCGGCACCGTCTCGGGCGGCACCTTCGCCTCGGCGATGACGGCCTTCTCCCGGCTGCGGGCGATGGCACAGGCCGCCCGGGCGCGCCGCGCGGTCGAGCCCCGGCCGAAGGGCCGGCTGGTGCGAACTCCGATCGGCCGACCGCACCGGTCACGGCCGGTACGGGCCTGGGCGGTGCCGATGCCCACGATCGACCCGCAGGTGGTGTCCCGCTCGGCCGCCGCACTGGACGGGTACGGCCCGGACTTCGGCTACACGCACTACGCGGCGGTTCGGCGGCTGCCGATCGCCCTGGCCGGCGGCGCCGCGGTGGCGCTGCTCGTCCTCGCCGCCCAACTGCCGCCACTGCGCCGGGCACTGGGGCGGTTGCGCAAGCCCGGCGACGGGCCGAGCGCGGAGCAGCGGGCGCGGTCCTGGTTCAGCGTCCGGTTCGTGGCGCGGGCGGAGGACGGGCGGACGGTCTTCACCGAGGTGTCCGGAGGCGATCCGGGCTACCAGGAGACCGCGAAGATGCTGGCCGAGTCGGCGCTCTGCCTGGCGTACGACGACCTGCCGCCCGTGGCGGGACAGTCGACCACGGCGGTGGCGATGGGCCGGCCCCTGATCGATCGGCTGGTCGCGGCGGGCATCTCCTTCCGGGTGCTGGACACCCCGCCAGGGCTCGGGTGA
- the ftsX gene encoding permease-like cell division protein FtsX — translation MRAQFVLSEIGTGLRRNLTMTVAVVISVAMSLALAGASLLVRDQVNAMKDFWYDKVEVSIYFCTKSDARIAECAAGAATDQQIAEVQEKLAKLPLVQSATFESSQQAYRNWTERFPASPLMQAVGAEALPRSWRVKLTDPTQYEVIRSAFAGRPGVKSVEDQKKVLEKLFGLLGALQKAAFAMMVLMLFVALLLIVNTVRVSAFSRRRETGIMRLVGASNLYIQLPFIAEAAFAALLGAALACGMLIGGHYFLRRTLADQLGFLRLIGLSSVLSVIPLLIAVGIGMASVAAFVTLRKHLKV, via the coding sequence ATGCGCGCCCAGTTCGTCCTGTCGGAGATAGGCACCGGCCTGCGCCGGAACCTGACCATGACCGTCGCGGTGGTGATCAGCGTGGCGATGTCGCTCGCCCTGGCCGGCGCCAGCCTGCTGGTGCGTGACCAGGTCAACGCGATGAAGGACTTCTGGTACGACAAGGTCGAGGTGAGCATCTACTTCTGCACCAAGTCCGATGCCAGGATCGCCGAGTGTGCGGCCGGTGCCGCCACCGACCAGCAGATCGCCGAGGTGCAGGAGAAGCTGGCGAAGCTCCCGCTGGTGCAGAGCGCCACCTTCGAGAGCTCGCAGCAGGCGTACCGGAACTGGACGGAACGCTTCCCCGCGAGCCCGCTGATGCAGGCGGTGGGCGCGGAGGCGCTGCCGCGCTCCTGGCGGGTCAAGCTGACCGACCCCACCCAGTACGAGGTGATCCGGAGCGCCTTCGCCGGCCGCCCGGGCGTCAAGTCGGTGGAGGACCAGAAGAAGGTCCTGGAGAAGCTGTTCGGACTGCTCGGCGCCCTGCAGAAGGCTGCCTTCGCGATGATGGTGCTGATGCTGTTCGTCGCACTGCTGCTGATCGTCAACACCGTACGGGTGTCCGCGTTCAGCCGACGGCGGGAGACCGGCATCATGCGTCTGGTCGGCGCCTCCAACCTGTACATCCAGCTGCCGTTCATCGCCGAGGCGGCTTTCGCCGCGCTTCTCGGCGCTGCGCTGGCCTGCGGCATGCTGATCGGCGGGCACTACTTCCTCCGGCGCACGCTGGCCGATCAGCTCGGGTTCCTCCGGTTGATCGGGCTGTCCTCGGTGCTGTCGGTGATCCCGCTGCTGATCGCGGTCGGCATCGGCATGGCGAGTGTGGCGGCCTTCGTCACCCTGCGGAAGCACCTCAAGGTCTGA
- a CDS encoding SGNH/GDSL hydrolase family protein, protein MPNTPDPQTRTYLRYVALGDSQTEGVGDGDDVIGLRGWADRLAEQLAAADPAVQYANLAVRGRLAGQVRAEQLGPALALRPDLATVVAGVNDLLRPGFDAARVAGELEEMFAALTGAGAQVATVTFPDIGRIVSLAKPLRPRVLELNDHIRAAAARHGVAVAETALPEATTDPRMWSTDRLHASPLGHQRIAEAVAEALGLPGSDDSWTRGLPAQPVPGALRAAAAELRWAGAFLGPWLARRIRGRSSGDGRSARRPALLPVVAAG, encoded by the coding sequence GTGCCGAACACGCCTGACCCCCAGACCCGTACCTACCTCCGCTACGTCGCCCTCGGCGACAGCCAGACCGAGGGCGTCGGCGACGGGGACGATGTGATCGGTCTGCGCGGCTGGGCGGACCGGCTGGCCGAGCAGCTGGCGGCCGCCGACCCCGCCGTGCAGTATGCCAACCTGGCCGTCCGGGGCCGGCTGGCCGGGCAGGTCCGGGCCGAACAGCTCGGGCCCGCGCTCGCGCTGCGCCCGGACCTGGCCACCGTGGTGGCCGGGGTCAACGACCTGCTGCGGCCGGGCTTCGACGCGGCGCGGGTGGCGGGTGAGCTGGAGGAGATGTTCGCCGCCCTCACGGGGGCGGGGGCGCAGGTCGCCACGGTGACCTTCCCCGACATCGGACGGATCGTCAGCTTGGCCAAGCCGCTGCGCCCCCGGGTCCTGGAGCTGAACGATCACATCCGGGCCGCCGCGGCGCGGCACGGTGTGGCGGTGGCGGAGACCGCGCTTCCGGAGGCCACCACCGATCCCCGGATGTGGAGTACCGACCGTCTGCACGCTTCCCCGCTCGGCCATCAGCGGATCGCCGAGGCCGTGGCGGAGGCCCTCGGCCTTCCCGGCAGTGACGACAGCTGGACCCGGGGGTTGCCCGCGCAGCCGGTGCCCGGTGCCCTGCGGGCCGCTGCCGCCGAACTCCGTTGGGCGGGCGCGTTCCTGGGCCCCTGGCTGGCGCGCCGTATCCGCGGCCGTTCCTCCGGTGACGGGCGCTCCGCCCGCCGTCCGGCGCTCCTGCCGGTCGTTGCGGCGGGCTGA
- a CDS encoding NAD(P)-dependent oxidoreductase, which yields MSTNHTQPTVTVLGLGPMGRALAGAFVAAGVRTTVWNRTPGRDAELVARGAVSAATAEEAVAASELTVVCVVNYDASDAVLRRAEVEAALKGRAVVNLTADAPDRSRSTAAWAAEHGVEYLDGAIMTPAPSIGTPEAVFIHSGPADLYERFAPVLAALGGTHTHLGEEIGRAAGFDIALLDIFWTAMAGYVHALALAKAEGISGRELAPFAQGIGAILPPLFAEFAEDFDSGSYSGAINPLTSSVSSMAHVVHAAESHGIESGVMRAAEGLARRTIALGHGEDGVSRLAEVLGRR from the coding sequence ATGTCCACCAACCACACCCAGCCCACCGTCACCGTGCTCGGCCTCGGGCCGATGGGACGTGCTCTGGCCGGTGCCTTCGTGGCCGCCGGCGTCCGCACCACGGTCTGGAACCGCACCCCGGGCCGGGACGCCGAACTGGTCGCCCGGGGCGCGGTGAGCGCGGCGACGGCGGAGGAGGCCGTGGCGGCGAGCGAGCTGACCGTCGTCTGCGTGGTGAACTACGACGCCTCGGACGCGGTGCTGCGCCGGGCGGAGGTCGAGGCCGCGCTCAAGGGCCGGGCGGTGGTCAACCTGACCGCCGACGCGCCGGACCGGTCCCGGTCCACGGCCGCCTGGGCGGCGGAGCACGGCGTCGAGTACCTGGACGGCGCGATCATGACGCCGGCCCCGAGCATCGGCACGCCGGAGGCGGTCTTCATCCACAGCGGGCCGGCCGACCTCTACGAGCGGTTCGCGCCGGTGCTGGCGGCGCTCGGCGGTACCCACACCCACCTCGGCGAGGAGATCGGCCGGGCGGCCGGCTTCGACATCGCGCTGCTGGACATCTTCTGGACGGCGATGGCCGGGTACGTGCACGCGCTGGCGCTGGCCAAGGCGGAGGGGATCAGCGGGCGGGAGCTGGCGCCGTTCGCGCAGGGGATCGGGGCGATCCTGCCCCCGCTGTTCGCGGAGTTCGCCGAGGACTTCGACAGCGGCAGCTACTCGGGCGCGATCAACCCGCTCACCTCGAGCGTCTCCAGCATGGCCCACGTCGTGCACGCCGCCGAGTCGCACGGCATCGAGTCCGGGGTGATGCGCGCCGCCGAGGGCCTGGCCCGCCGGACCATCGCCCTCGGCCACGGCGAGGACGGGGTGAGCCGCCTCGCCGAGGTGCTGGGCCGGCGCTGA
- a CDS encoding nuclear transport factor 2 family protein, which produces MGSTADRFRTAVEKGEHAALEDLFSEDIRFYSPVKFAPFESRPLVLGLFGVLLRTFEDFRYLGELEGTAETTGGGPAAPCVILPFRTTVDGRQIHGIDQLQFDADGRINEFTVMVRPLTAVQTLSEAVLRGLVADGLVPAPAPER; this is translated from the coding sequence GTGGGGTCGACCGCCGACCGCTTCCGCACCGCCGTCGAGAAGGGCGAACACGCCGCCCTGGAGGACCTGTTCAGCGAGGACATCCGTTTCTACAGCCCGGTGAAGTTCGCCCCGTTCGAGAGCCGCCCGCTGGTGCTCGGGCTCTTCGGCGTCCTGCTGCGCACCTTCGAGGACTTCCGCTACCTGGGCGAGCTCGAGGGCACCGCCGAGACCACCGGTGGCGGGCCCGCCGCCCCCTGCGTGATCCTGCCGTTCCGCACCACTGTCGACGGCCGGCAGATCCACGGCATCGACCAGCTCCAGTTCGACGCGGACGGCCGGATCAACGAGTTCACCGTCATGGTCCGGCCGCTGACGGCCGTTCAGACCCTCTCCGAGGCCGTCCTGCGCGGCCTGGTCGCCGACGGCCTGGTCCCCGCCCCGGCCCCCGAGCGGTAG